The following are encoded in a window of Tessaracoccus flavescens genomic DNA:
- a CDS encoding TetR/AcrR family transcriptional regulator, which produces MDDDRTAKARLRDAAVELVAEGGTKALSARAVADRAGLSQGLIRHHFGSMAALLRECDAHVAEQIREGKEQVISPGPGFDPLSALNVDGRERVVGYLAARLTEDSEHLDGLVDTLIDDATGYITKAVEAGLMRGARDERQRAAILTVFSLGSIVMHRHVARHLGVDLSSADFASQPGYLTYVRLQLEAFAALFQPEVVEQSLGYIDSMEEDT; this is translated from the coding sequence ATGGATGACGATCGGACGGCGAAGGCCAGGCTGAGGGACGCTGCGGTCGAACTCGTGGCCGAAGGGGGCACGAAGGCGCTGTCCGCCAGGGCGGTCGCCGACCGGGCGGGGCTTTCGCAGGGCCTGATCCGCCACCATTTCGGTTCCATGGCGGCGCTCCTGCGCGAGTGCGACGCCCACGTCGCCGAACAGATCCGGGAGGGCAAGGAACAGGTGATCAGCCCGGGGCCGGGCTTCGACCCCCTCTCGGCGCTCAACGTCGACGGACGCGAACGCGTCGTCGGCTACCTCGCCGCCCGGCTGACCGAGGACAGCGAACACCTCGACGGGCTCGTCGACACCCTGATCGATGACGCGACAGGGTACATCACCAAGGCTGTCGAGGCCGGCCTGATGCGGGGGGCCCGCGACGAACGCCAGCGCGCCGCGATCCTGACGGTCTTCTCGCTCGGCTCGATCGTCATGCACCGACACGTGGCCCGGCACCTCGGGGTCGACCTCAGTTCCGCCGACTTCGCAAGCCAGCCCGGTTATCTCACCTACGTGCGGCTGCAGTTGGAGGCGTTCGCCGCGCTGTTCCAGCCTGAGGTCGTCGAGCAGTCCCTTGGCTACATCGACTCCATGGAGGAGGACACATGA
- a CDS encoding globin: MIDKTYYERVGGEPTFRKLISEFYKGVATDPPLRDLYPEEDLGPAEERLRMFMEQYWGGPKTYQEQRGHPRLRMRHMHYAVTPAQRDRWLHHMLNAVDTLDLEPAEDAEMREYLTRAADFLVNAPEGA; the protein is encoded by the coding sequence GTGATCGACAAGACGTACTACGAGCGCGTCGGCGGCGAACCCACCTTCCGCAAGCTGATCTCCGAGTTCTACAAGGGCGTCGCCACCGATCCACCACTGCGCGACCTCTATCCGGAGGAGGACCTCGGCCCGGCCGAGGAAAGGCTGCGGATGTTCATGGAGCAGTACTGGGGCGGCCCGAAGACCTACCAGGAGCAGCGAGGCCACCCCCGTCTCCGGATGCGGCACATGCACTACGCGGTCACGCCGGCTCAGCGCGACCGCTGGCTGCACCACATGCTCAACGCCGTCGACACCCTCGACCTCGAGCCCGCCGAGGACGCCGAGATGCGCGAATACCTCACCCGGGCGGCCGACTTCCTGGTCAACGCCCCGGAAGGCGCCTGA
- a CDS encoding NAD-dependent epimerase/dehydratase family protein gives MRIVITGASGKAGQATLRHFVEETSHEVVATDVAPRPAWFDGEFYLADLTRYGEAVDVLHGADAVIHLANIPADRIHTDSHTLNANTLMNNNVFLAAWKLGLQRVVYASSETTLGLPFDEVNYVPVDEAHYPYPNSTYSLSKVMTEAMADQVSRWAHIPFIGLRLSNIFTVDDYAAQPGFAKNPEARRWNLFGYIDARDVAQACEDAIEAHLTGAHAFIIAADDTILDLPSREALAAIHPDLTVDDDVAEFGTLLSNAAAKRALGFAPKHSWRDEVRGA, from the coding sequence ATGCGTATCGTCATCACCGGGGCAAGCGGCAAGGCGGGGCAGGCGACGCTCCGCCACTTCGTCGAGGAGACCTCACACGAGGTGGTCGCCACCGATGTCGCCCCTCGCCCCGCCTGGTTCGACGGCGAGTTCTACCTGGCGGATCTGACGCGCTACGGCGAGGCCGTCGACGTGTTGCACGGCGCCGATGCCGTGATCCACCTCGCCAACATCCCGGCCGACCGGATCCACACCGACTCGCACACGCTCAACGCCAACACGCTGATGAACAACAACGTGTTCCTCGCGGCCTGGAAGCTCGGCCTGCAGCGGGTGGTCTACGCATCGAGCGAGACGACGCTCGGGCTCCCGTTCGACGAGGTGAACTACGTCCCCGTCGACGAGGCCCACTACCCCTATCCCAACTCCACCTACTCGCTGAGCAAGGTGATGACCGAGGCCATGGCCGATCAGGTGTCGCGCTGGGCCCACATCCCCTTCATCGGCCTCCGGCTGTCCAACATCTTCACCGTCGACGACTACGCCGCCCAGCCGGGGTTCGCGAAGAACCCCGAGGCGAGGCGCTGGAACCTGTTCGGCTACATCGACGCCCGCGACGTGGCGCAGGCGTGCGAGGACGCCATCGAGGCGCACCTCACCGGTGCACACGCCTTCATCATCGCGGCAGACGACACCATCCTCGACCTGCCGAGCCGCGAGGCACTCGCAGCGATCCACCCGGACCTCACCGTTGACGACGACGTCGCGGAGTTCGGCACGCTGCTGAGCAACGCCGCTGCGAAGCGGGCGCTCGGGTTCGCCCCGAAGCACTCGTGGCGCGACGAGGTGAGAGGCGCGTGA
- a CDS encoding ABC transporter ATP-binding protein, translated as MNPIETAGLTKHYGEFPALRDLDLEVRPGEVFGFLGPNGAGKSTTIRLLLGELRPTNGSASVLGATPRDVAIRARLGYVPADLSLWPAMTGRQTLAFFAKLRGGVEATRISGLAERLGADLDKRVGELSTGNRQKIGLIAAFMHRPDLLVLDEPNAGLDPLVQHEFWAMMREAADEGRTVFLSSHTLSEVERVADRVGIIRSGELIAVEQVSELRRRRMRHVELEIDGDLPAAELAAVDGVHDPTVLPGRVEFTFDGDMAQLLAHVTARVALRDIHTTEADLEDIFLTYYQDAR; from the coding sequence ATGAATCCCATCGAGACCGCGGGACTCACGAAGCACTACGGGGAATTTCCTGCGCTGCGTGACCTCGACCTCGAGGTCAGGCCGGGGGAGGTGTTCGGCTTCCTCGGCCCCAACGGCGCGGGCAAGTCGACCACGATCCGCCTGCTGCTCGGGGAACTGCGCCCCACCAACGGGTCGGCGTCGGTGCTCGGCGCGACCCCGCGCGACGTGGCGATCCGCGCCAGGCTCGGTTACGTGCCTGCCGACCTGTCGCTCTGGCCGGCCATGACGGGGCGGCAGACGCTCGCCTTCTTCGCGAAGCTGCGAGGGGGAGTCGAGGCGACGCGGATTTCGGGGCTCGCCGAGCGGCTCGGCGCCGACCTCGACAAGCGGGTCGGGGAACTGTCGACCGGCAACAGGCAGAAGATCGGCCTGATCGCCGCCTTCATGCACCGGCCGGACCTGCTCGTCCTCGATGAGCCGAACGCCGGGCTCGACCCGCTCGTCCAGCACGAGTTCTGGGCCATGATGCGGGAGGCCGCGGACGAGGGACGCACCGTCTTCCTCTCCAGCCACACGCTCTCCGAGGTCGAACGCGTCGCCGACCGGGTCGGCATCATCCGCTCCGGCGAGCTGATCGCTGTTGAACAGGTCTCCGAGCTGCGCAGGCGCCGGATGCGACACGTCGAGCTCGAGATCGACGGTGACCTCCCGGCCGCCGAGCTCGCCGCGGTCGACGGGGTGCACGACCCGACGGTCCTGCCCGGCCGCGTCGAGTTCACCTTCGACGGCGACATGGCGCAGCTCCTCGCACACGTCACGGCACGCGTGGCACTGCGCGACATCCACACGACCGAGGCCGATCTCGAGGACATCTTCCTCACCTACTACCAGGACGCGAGATGA